In Porites lutea chromosome 1, jaPorLute2.1, whole genome shotgun sequence, a single genomic region encodes these proteins:
- the LOC140930515 gene encoding QRFP-like peptide receptor: protein MNISNFNQSVETSSSPQTTSQPPQGLTTFTQVTYSVLASIALVGNTLVILVFIQDRKLLRKSYNILILSLAVADVLTAISLITNPAFVLGDAFPYPTNPILGDIFCRVIWSRTFLFQLVVFSGYICLALVTERWYAVMRPLKYSETFNKKRTLIYVFTVWLWSLVLCCSTFFEVQYVSSSPSMPCKWVMVWKQQRALVGSIQVFFKMVLPSFTMLVLFIHMTYKAGQSTVVSAQSRTKLRGKMTRMIGAACLLQIICFAPNQTNYALALAGITRLDSRLHHTLSLLVFVNSCLNPFIYGLSNKNYRHGYQKIFVFLFCCGKFCRGSNEIAPSSYENGSTAHKDGQENFEITNVVFSERDYDQPKPA, encoded by the coding sequence ATGAACATCTCAAACTTCAACCAATCTGTCGAAACGTCGTCCTCTCCACAAACCACAAGTCAGCCACCACAAGGTCTTACAACCTTCACACAAGTAACTTACTCAGTTCTGGCTTCCATAGCCCTTGTTGGCAATACATTGGTGATTTTGGTCTTCATTCAAGACAGGAAACTTCTAAGGAAATCCTACAACATTTTGATCCTTTCTCTGGCCGTAGCTGATGTGCTGACCGCCATAAGCTTGATCACAAACCCAGCTTTTGTTCTTGGTGACGCGTTCCCCTATCCGACTAATCCAATTTTGGGTGACATTTTCTGCCGAGTGATCTGGAGCCGAACATTTCTCTTCCAGCTTGTAGTATTCTCAGGTTACATCTGCTTGGCTTTGGTGACGGAACGATGGTATGCGGTGATGAGACCACTCAAATATAGCGAAACTTTCAACAAGAAGCGAACTCTCATTTACGTATTCACGGTTTGGCTATGGTCACTGGTTCTCTGTTGTTCCACCTTTTTCGAAGTACAATACGTTTCGTCTTCACCATCTATGCCGTGCAAATGGGTGATGGTCTGGAAGCAACAACGTGCGTTGGTTGGAAGCATTCAAGTCTTCTTCAAAATGGTGCTTCCCAGCTTTACAATGCTTGTTTTGTTCATTCACATGACGTACAAGGCTGGCCAATCCACAGTTGTCTCAGCACAAAGCAGGACAAAACTGCGCGGGAAAATGACACGAATGATCGGTGCCGCTTGTTTGTTGCAGATTATCTGTTTTGCGCCAAATCAGACCAACTATGCGTTAGCATTGGCGGGAATAACGCGTCTTGATTCCAGATTGCACCACACTCTCTCTCTTCTGGTTTTCGTCAACAGCTGCCTGAATCCATTTATTTATGGGTTGAGTAACAAGAATTACCGTCATGGCTACCAAAAGATCTTCGTGTTTCTTTTCTGTTGCGGGAAATTTTGCAGAGGCAGTAATGAAATAGCGCCGAGTTCGTATGAAAATGGATCTACTGCTCACAAAGACGggcaagaaaattttgaaatcaccAACGTTGTCTTTTCTGAGAGAGACTATGATCAACCTAAACCTGCCTAG